The Halorhabdus sp. BNX81 genome includes a region encoding these proteins:
- a CDS encoding TetR family transcriptional regulator C-terminal domain-containing protein gives MADPLERSFSETDEAIMRATYRALREHGYADLTIERIADEYGKSTAAIHYHYDTKDDLLAAFLDYVIDQFVETIHEVETTAPEQRLELLLDKLLVDPKDHRNFLIALLEMRSQAPYNDAFEDRFRQNDEYVRYLLETVIDHGIKAGVFVEADSEHVARAIMTIVDGARTRAVIHGETDTLSTARRAADEYIEAVLFA, from the coding sequence ATGGCCGACCCGCTCGAACGGTCGTTTTCCGAGACCGACGAGGCGATCATGCGCGCAACCTATCGTGCGCTTCGGGAACACGGGTACGCGGATCTCACGATCGAACGGATCGCCGACGAGTACGGCAAGTCGACGGCGGCGATACACTATCACTACGACACCAAAGACGACCTGCTCGCGGCGTTTTTGGACTACGTCATCGACCAGTTCGTCGAGACGATTCACGAAGTCGAGACGACTGCGCCCGAGCAACGACTCGAATTATTGCTCGATAAGTTGCTCGTCGATCCGAAGGACCACCGGAACTTCCTGATCGCCCTGCTGGAAATGCGGAGCCAGGCACCGTACAACGACGCCTTCGAGGACCGCTTCCGGCAGAACGACGAGTACGTCCGGTACTTGCTGGAGACGGTGATCGACCACGGGATCAAGGCAGGCGTCTTCGTCGAGGCCGACTCCGAGCACGTCGCGAGAGCGATCATGACGATCGTCGACGGCGCGAGGACACGGGCCGTCATCCACGGCGAGACAGACACGCTTTCGACGGCGCGACGGGCGGCCGATGAATACATCGAGGCTGTTCTCTTTGCATAA
- a CDS encoding MATE family efflux transporter: protein MGVRDRLGALFKGPEEFDLTSGAIGKPLFFLSMPIVITNLFQTAYNLADTFWLGQYSTDALAAISFAFPMVFLVISLGMGISVAGSILVAQYTGADEEREAEYAASQTVTFAVLASLLLGGAGYLFVDQFLAIMGASASVLPLATSYMEVISLGLVFMFGFAVFVALMRGCGDTITPMVVMFGSVVVNIVIDPFLIFGWTVVENVPLVGTISFPELGIQGAAVATVFSRALALVVGLAIMFRGTRGLEIHLSDMVPDLHYFRRLVRIGLPASIEGTGRALSMNLLLFVVATFSDPVVAAYGIGTRIFSVVFLPATAVARGVETMTGQNIGANRPARAQRATRLAATFLFGVLTVVGLAVFAVPEPIVSVFVGAGQDNAEAVVSAGSQFLRYVALSFGFIGILRAYTGSFRGAGETLTAAAIAVVTLGGIRFPVAWVGAAALGAPGIWVSFAVSNVVGAAVAYLWYRRGTWREGDLTETKISTDGTAIEPTATDD, encoded by the coding sequence ATGGGTGTTCGGGACCGCCTCGGCGCGCTGTTCAAGGGGCCCGAGGAGTTCGACCTCACGTCGGGAGCCATCGGCAAACCGTTGTTTTTCCTGTCGATGCCCATCGTCATCACGAACCTGTTTCAGACGGCGTACAACCTCGCGGATACGTTCTGGCTGGGGCAATACAGCACCGACGCGCTGGCGGCGATCAGTTTCGCGTTCCCGATGGTGTTTCTGGTCATCTCGCTGGGTATGGGAATCTCGGTCGCGGGGAGCATCCTCGTCGCCCAGTACACCGGCGCGGACGAGGAGCGAGAGGCCGAATACGCCGCGTCCCAGACGGTCACCTTCGCCGTCCTCGCTTCACTTCTGCTGGGTGGGGCCGGCTATCTCTTCGTCGATCAGTTCCTGGCGATCATGGGCGCGTCGGCGTCCGTGTTGCCCCTCGCGACGAGTTACATGGAGGTCATCTCGCTGGGGCTGGTGTTCATGTTCGGCTTTGCGGTGTTCGTCGCCCTCATGCGCGGGTGTGGCGACACGATCACGCCGATGGTCGTCATGTTCGGGTCAGTCGTCGTCAACATCGTCATCGATCCGTTCCTGATCTTCGGGTGGACCGTCGTCGAAAACGTCCCCCTCGTCGGGACGATTTCGTTCCCTGAACTCGGCATTCAGGGGGCGGCCGTCGCGACGGTGTTCTCCCGAGCGCTCGCCCTCGTTGTTGGGCTCGCAATCATGTTTCGCGGGACCCGCGGGCTCGAAATCCACCTCAGCGATATGGTCCCGGATCTCCACTATTTCCGCCGACTCGTCCGGATCGGGCTTCCCGCATCGATCGAGGGGACCGGCCGCGCGCTCTCGATGAACCTGCTTCTGTTCGTCGTCGCGACGTTCTCGGATCCGGTGGTCGCGGCCTACGGCATCGGGACGCGGATCTTCTCGGTCGTGTTCCTGCCGGCGACCGCTGTCGCTCGCGGCGTCGAGACGATGACCGGCCAGAACATCGGCGCGAACAGGCCGGCCCGCGCTCAGCGGGCTACTCGGCTCGCCGCGACGTTCCTCTTCGGTGTCCTCACCGTCGTTGGACTCGCCGTCTTCGCCGTGCCAGAACCGATCGTCTCGGTGTTCGTGGGTGCCGGCCAGGACAACGCCGAGGCTGTCGTCTCCGCCGGGTCACAATTCCTGCGATACGTCGCACTTTCGTTCGGCTTCATCGGCATCCTGCGGGCCTACACGGGAAGTTTCCGGGGTGCCGGCGAGACGCTGACAGCCGCAGCGATCGCCGTGGTCACGCTCGGGGGAATCCGGTTCCCCGTCGCCTGGGTGGGTGCCGCCGCGCTCGGTGCCCCCGGTATCTGGGTCTCGTTTGCCGTCTCGAACGTCGTCGGGGCGGCTGTTGCCTACCT
- a CDS encoding zinc ribbon domain-containing protein, producing MRQPSERKRPWLAALLSSLVTGLGHLYLGRWRRALGWLVVVTGVGLFLVDPTAIASLAAGSVPDPVALGPLFVVSLLSVLDAYILARAQNVMQRVSNTVEGARTHCPNCGNELDPELSFCHWCSTEIDRSTESQPDPITERT from the coding sequence CTTTCGTCGTTGGTCACCGGACTGGGGCATCTCTATCTGGGGCGATGGCGTCGTGCGCTGGGATGGCTCGTCGTGGTGACCGGTGTGGGACTGTTTTTGGTGGATCCGACAGCCATCGCGTCGCTGGCAGCCGGGTCTGTCCCGGACCCGGTGGCTCTCGGGCCACTGTTCGTCGTGAGTCTGCTTTCCGTTCTTGATGCGTACATCTTGGCACGCGCCCAGAACGTGATGCAGCGAGTCAGCAACACCGTCGAGGGGGCACGAACTCATTGTCCGAACTGCGGAAACGAACTCGATCCCGAACTCTCGTTCTGTCACTGGTGTTCGACGGAAATCGATCGGTCCACTGAATCGCAACCGGACCCGATTACCGAACGGACGTGA